The sequence below is a genomic window from Coffea arabica cultivar ET-39 chromosome 8e, Coffea Arabica ET-39 HiFi, whole genome shotgun sequence.
tcctttcaggtcctgatacatcttactactacccggatggattgtatacttggatcgatgggcttcctctagaatctccgttttcaacgcttcatccttcggcaccactattcggtttcggtattttaaaataccctcaggactgaaattgaaatcagtcgtttcccctttttccactttctctccccacttccgtaccatagCATCCTCTTTTTGCGCTTCTTTAATCCGCTCCAAGAGGGTAGAGGTTACCTTAAtgttaccaaaaatcactttatgactcccaaggtagggtttccactcgcaaaccGACTCGAGCAAATTccactctttaatcattaaccctgctacttgcgccttgcgactcaaagcatcggccactacgttcgcctttcctggatggtagttgatggtacagtcgtaatcctccaaaaattccatccaccgtcgctgcctcatgtttaattccttctgtgagaagaggtacctaaggcttttgtgatcggagtaaacctcgaaggttaccccatataagtagtgtctccactttttaagaGCGAAAACTACAGCAGCTAGCTCCAGATCATGCGTTgggtaattctgctcgtgaagtttcaacttcctagaggcaaaggaGATCACATTACGGTTCTGCATTAACACGcaacccaggccttctcgtGACGCGTCAGTATACACAGCAAATCCGTCCACTCCGTTTGGCAAGACGagcactggagccatggtcaaccTTTTCTTTAGTTCTTGAAAACTCGTCTCACATCGGGCATTCCATacgaaccgaccatgtttcttcgtcaggtcagttaaaggtcctgctagtTTGGAGAAGTCTTTAATAAAACGTCGGTAATACCCAGccagccctagaaagctgcggacctcggtgggattttctggcctcttccaattagtcacagcctctactttcgccgggtcaactgaaataccctctcgagaaattacgtgtcccagaaaagaaattttctccagccaaaattcacacttgctgaacttagcgtacagttgatggtctcttagggtttgtaagacaaccctcaagtgctgctcatgctcttcacgtGTCTTGGAATAGACCAGAATGTCGTCGATGAAGACTACgacaaatcgatccaggtagggcttaaaaatcctatgcattaaatccatgaaggcggcaggagcattggttaatcccaagggcataactgcgaactcgtaatgcacatatctcgagttgaaggcggttttcggaatatcttccttcctgattaataactggtaatacccttggcggagatccagtttcgagaagaccaccgctccctgcaactggtcaaacaactcatctatgtggggcagtggatacttattcttaaccgtaatattattcaggccccgataatcgatacacatcctcaaaccaccgtcatttttcttcacaaacagtacaggagctccccaaggagacccactctcttgaatgaatccccgctccagaaggtcctgtaattgcaactttagctccttgagctctgcaggggccattcggtatggtgtttttgagatgGGTGAAGTTCCAGGTAGCAGGTCtatcttgaattctatctctctttccggaggtagggctactaactcatcaggaaatacatccgaAAATTCCTTTACTATGGCCAGGTCCTCCACTTTTAACTTCTCCGAGGGGGTGTTAATCAGAAAGGCTAAAAATCCTTATTCCCCTCTATTTAGcagtttcctagcccgaatgcccgaaatcaaagcagatgaggctaacctaccccttatatccaaccttaaggttgcctcaccCGGAATacggaattctaccactttcgttttacaatccagttgggcattatacttggctagccagtccatacccaaaatcacatcataccccttaatgaccaagcttatcaagtcccctaacaatctcttctctcctacccacacttcacaatccctataaaccatactagtaaccaaacgttgattccccgtaggtgtactaacttctaggtcgtatggtaaactagcaggttttatatcgatgccacacatgaaatcagggttaacaaaggaatgagtggcaccagaatcaattaaaactttggcaaaacggtgaaaaatagggatcgtaccttctacgacctctgaggaatctgggacctgttgGGGCTCTAACGAATACACTctagctggcaccttaggtttggacccatctcccttaGCTGGTCCAGCATTGGTCCTCGACGGTGGTTGACTCCCTTTTCCGTCTTGTTTTAGGACTGGGCAAGTAGCCAACTGGTGGTTTGCgcttccacatcgcagacatttgccctccttcctccagcagttatcttccatgtggtttggcttcccacaatacccacagggaccgcgaggtgcagaagctgagcctccctgaaaatttcctctttggcctcgcccagcttggccacccctagacggagtccctctgcctgtacccgactgtcgtccacctcccattcctcgtccaaacttggagggggTACTCTTCTCACCCTATCCtgaactactcccaggaaaaccccgcttctttgcctggaagttccggacttgcaatCTAGCACTCTATACTCGTTGGGCCTTTTCCACGACCTCgccaaaagcattgatttgagccactacgaggtccttctggatttcgtCATTCAAGCCTTGGATAAAGTGCCTGATCCGCCGTTGCTCGTtcatgatcagctcaggcgcaaatttggacaggcgggtaaattgactctcgtattccgccacagaTTGAgtcccttggcggagtcggatgaactcatcttccttcctctcctgaactagaggagggaaaaatttcgcgttgaattctcttatgaaattcacccaagtcctgggcgtttgttctcgttcccatttttgccgtattacgttccaccaggaacgggccgccccttccaactggaaaacggcaaaagtcacctgccgttcttcggtgtagtgcaaggccgtaaaaatatcgaccatcttctcgagccacctttcggcgacatccgaaATCGGGCCCCCCAAggaacttgggtggagcaaacttttgaaatcgttcgagagctctgtcttcgctcacgacgtggttgccagggtttccaggattaggatttgggttttggccctgttgctgcaccacttgtgccagcaaattggtcatttgctgcatagcggcagcgatttgcacgttggggtcaggattaggtccagatgAGGGTTCCCTAATACCCCtgtccggtgtgggttgtctatttccgcgcccacgtccccgtccactccgtATACCTTCCATGAAgtctacttggtctaggcaaatgtactaaaccaatataatatcaatgcatgtaagtaaaacccaaaaacttttccaataacatatatatacattccaaacaaggcaataacacacatatcaacaaccagtcaagtcaagtacagtcaagtcaagtacaaacatggacaatccACGAGGGAAAGGCCccatcaaaagaaatatacacgtagctaagcCAAACATACCAAACGGCTAGCTTAGGCTCTTTCCATATCCCTAtatacaagaaacaaaactatcccaaaaACCTAGGAGTCGAGACCTAGTCCGTTGATGGGCTAGtagacccacccgacggggtggatccaaccccagcctcgGGCCCCGCACACGAGTCCTCGTCACTCACGCCCTCGACCACGTCGGCgcagaggttcaggatcgatGCGGCTCGAACCTTAACCTTTCGAGCTCGCTTAGACTCGCACTCACGAACGTCCCTAAGTTGAGTGcagaggtcatcaaccctatcctctACCTCAAGCACGTCATACTCCAACCCCTTAATGCGCTCGGCCTGTTTCTCATTGGCCGCCCTAAGCTGGTTCACCTCGGCCTCAAGCCTAGCCTTATCTTCGGccaactccttacgctcctCGGCCACGGCCAACACCAGAGCGTTAGGGTAAGCGTACTTGTGTCGACACTCGCAACGTCGGAGGCGGttagccgggctccaacgcacaaTAGCCCCTCTGGGCCGGATCTGGTACGGAATCACCGGAAGCACCCCACGGGGTAGCTCTCCAGTAGGGGGACTATTAGGCTCACCATGACCGTCTATCCTacatcaaaagaagaaataagtATAATAAGCTTAAATGACGTAACCAAAATaatcctcaaatcaagcatttcTAATACacccaggccaattcaaacctaggctctgataccacctgtgacagccccaccttcccctaaggcgaaccaaaggggttagcggactgcctgcccaactctcgctaggactaacggttcagttcagagcgatctaatacgtttcggaacttacaaacgcgcgtaaacaagtcaaaatcacaaaaataaaaaaaaatgaaaccggagtcggccatgaatagtaaccgacacgtcaaaatccaaccaaacatcaaacaaatatttacatgttgaaattaagcatatacaatcccaagtggcatacaaaagttattcaaaagtggatacatgtacggtttgccaaatcaaaagagaaacggacccaaaagtacatttagggtttcaatcaaggagctatacaaaagatatgtccatctagctcaattcggcaaccaactatcaaatccagtccaaaagtatttattttcctgtaaggaaaacaaaagggaatagagtgagcttacgcccagtgagataataccactcaagcagcaaagttcacataaacatcaagcttttcatttcaattcatcaaaagtaagcaaaggcacacatcaatagtggtgataaaaggatacgggcggctctcaagaccccttttcctcgtttgcattcttgatcggatctcattgaccctccgtcaatgtttaagagtaaccaaccgtaggctccactttacttccattccttccacccaacatacccctaccgggcccgaactccaaacaatagaaatttggtaatactcgagtataccggaatcaagagtctcactactacaagattccatataacagtccccacgactcgtcaattttcacgaccaagccctcgccggctcgatccaatcgactacaaatggggttgagctcagtcgtatcagtaatggtcgttggatactcgtccaagcgacaccaaattcatgaaccaattcagtatttcatgtatcattcaatcattgcagtaaaacagtagacagtcatatgagataccaatgggtgagggcgatcaagtacaccctcacttaatTAAGTTCAACGCagcaaacaagccttcaaggcatccaattcacatataccaaagccacattgtaaacaacaagtgagcggtacactcaccaatcaagcaaatgatatttcatgcacttccgcctaagagcgtcttgcaccaccgtcacgtcctaacatattcaaataagcacaataagactcaattacaagtcataaaccaagtcccaataccaccaaaataggctccataagaatacataagcactagagtaaaccaggaaaatccggaaatggaataagctctaacccaaaaaaaatagtttttgacatcattttgcggttttggcaccattgacactacgattatcggatggagatgcaagatacaccgtttcgaagctaagagatagggctaaaatgttgaagaaggctactctgtCCAGTTCCaggtgtaaccaggtcaaaaatgcaagatactaacccagaaccgtaaaacacaggttcacaaaccacattctggttcaaacatcataagtcagactacctaagtccaaatcaagtaattccaaatccatccgAAAGCTACGATTcacggctacaattcatcagaagacctcaacaaccaattccgaagtattcccaaccaaaataaccaattacagaagcaattctcaagttcgggtaaaaacagggtagcaggggtaattcagtcttttcacaagctacgtcactccgattgacctgaaatgttttaggcatctctaaaatatcattccctacaactttcatgttttaaccgaaggccaattcggcctctaactatgaggtactgtGCCGGGTAGAATGTAGgacatgaaaccctagttttccaattttccttccaaaacagaaatttcctgcaattaaccactttttccaccttctagctttcttaaatatcatttccaatcatcatacatgaccacataataataatcatatgaaaacagaaaaatcaccaataattataaaacttcaccaattcaaccaatatcaagatataatccataaaattacatcttaaactaccaccaatcatgaattaaacatcattagatggaggagaagggttccttcacaactcaccttagcaacacaagagagagagcaactagtcaccttagctttccaaacaacttcaccaatcacctcaccaacactaagtgaagaggttttatggaacaaaagcaagtttaagtggttgttttgatggatttgagctaaatggaagcaagaacttggtgagttttctttctttctttcttggagaGGGCCGGCTTCAAGGAGCTaatttttgagtgattttttgtcaatttttgagttattttaaccaaatggtaaaagggtgaatagtgttcaaaaagtgaaaactaatcatatggtgacacttgtcaccctagtTAATGCATCcatatctctttgttccctctcacatcaatccacttggtaacttctaattatctcttagcacccgataatttaaacccagtatccgaaacttaacctacttggccgaatttttccgaacttttcgccttagtgggtcccacgtccggtatacgctcttaatttcttaaaacctaactaatactagaaaactcacctaaaaactatatttactcataaaaattatctagactttttgaataaagaaaatgcagaaaacatgccagtaacccgaataaaacctagaaactgggaaaaattacgggttctcacaaagtagacccgatattatgtttgtCATTTGCTTGTGTACTTGTTTCCAATCTTTCCCTAAAGAATCTCATTTAATTGCTATTAAAAGAATTATTAGATATTTAAAGGGAACCTTGaattatggtctttggtatctAAAATGTCATGAATTTGCCCTATATGATTTTTCAGATACTGATTTCGGTGGGTGtaggatagatagaaaaagtactagtgaaacatgtcactttcttggaaattgcttggtatcatggtttagcaagaaacaaaatgttaTCTCTTTATCTACAGCGAAAGCGGAATATGTAGCCATcggtgcatgttgtgctcaattgttatggatgaaacatATCTTGAATGACTTTGGACTTATCTATgattgtgtgcctatgtattgtgataacacgactgccataaatttgacaaagaatcccattcaacactctaggataaagcacatagacataaagcatcatttcattcgtaaTCATGTCCaaaagggtgaaatttgtgtaaaataTGTTTGTTCGAAAGaccaaattgctgatattcttacaaaaacTTTACCTTTGGACCAGTTTAtatttttaaggacaaaattggaCGTTTTGAAGAAGATTATCTAAAATTTTCCAGTCAacctttatcggacgtccgatagttgatgaacggacgtccgacagtgttctaaGCCATTTTCCAGAAAAGTTTTGCTTTGGACGGTAGTTCCAGACGACTTTCTTTGTTCGGCCGTCTGATACTCAAAATGGGCATTTTATAAAGGGTGCTTCTCTTCATTTGGCTCAGAAATATTCTCTCTCTCGGACGCaccctttcttttccctctaatttcaaaaattcaaattcgTTTCTTCTCAAGACAAattagggggagttattctgaaattataagtttggttgcaatgagtgagggggagtctatgctcatatgctcaatctttttccttccttccatccattgttttgtcatcatcaaaaagggggagaatgttgatcttgatccctatcttttgatgtttacaaaacaaatggatgatactaatattttttcaagatatactttcagttttgaagttgtttgatgaacaagtgcaattgaaaggggactaagtatgctgaagctgtcggacgctcaaatagtcaggatcggacgtccgaaaggatgaagaacatcaagaaggaaactctgtcggacgctcgtaaggaagcatcggacgtcctgaaggatcggacgcatgcttcggacgcacatcaatctcatcggacgtcctaaaaattccacgaagatttgataactctctggacgacgttcggacacagaagctcggacgataaaatcccatcggatgtccgaacgacaacttggctgattttcggacgatgggatcggacggtgattaatctgtcggacgtccgacgtccccaacggctagttgactgttcagctactttctatccgttggatgctttaatgaggcactctcttggtcctatataaatagtggttggtcagatacttcagataacttttgcacactttgtttacaagatctcaagagatattttagctagaaaatagtctccaaagctagatttgtagtcttagtggtgtgaggttcattgtaagcttttcatttgtgagtgaatctttcatgagtgtagctttgtgagggttgtcctgagggatagtaaaacgtcctggcttgaccgagtggagttcggggcaaggaggaggtgaaccttcctttgtacacaagagtgattataattcatcaacttgaagtagcttgtctcaattaatctacaagctcaagaggagttgggtagttaattggtttgcaactctttcctttttatttacttattgttacgtttatgatctttaatttgtttatctcttctactcacaagcacttgtgctttcttatcaactgtctcattggttgtcttcgggccTTACATATATAAAATCCAGCAGAGGTCTAAGACAAGGAGACCCCCTCTCTCCTTATCTGTTCTTAATTTGTGCAGAAGGTTTGTCTCAGCTAATTAACAAGAAGGTAGACCAAAAACTGATCACCGGAATCAAAGTGTGTCAGAAAAGCCAGCAGATATCGCATTTGTTTTTTGCAGATGACTCTTTAATTTACTGCAAAGCAACAATTCAAGAGGCTAAACAGGTAAAAGACTTGCTAAAGTTTTACTCAGTGGTTTCAGGACAACTGGTGAACTTTGAGAAATCAGTAGTGTACTTCAGTAGAAACACCCCAACCCCAACCAGGACAGCTATTTGTGAAGAGTTAGGAAACTTGAAGGAGGCAGTAAATGGCAGATACTTGGGGTTACCAATGGCAATAGGAAGGACTAAGAACCAAGTTTTTGGCTACATCAAAAGTGCAATGAATAACAAATTGAAAGGATGGAGGAATAAGATGTTGAGTTTGGCGGGGAAAGAAGTGCTCATAAAGTCAATAATCCTAGCAATGCCAAATTATGCCATGGCATGCTTTAAACTTCCAAAAGGGCCGTGTAAGGATATTTGTAAGAGTATAGCCAACTTCTGGTGGGGTGGAAATCAGCAGGAAAAGAAGGTGCACTGGATAAGTTGGAAGAAACTAGCAAATGTCAAAGGGAAAGGGGGACTGGGGTTCAGAGATTTAGAAGCCTTTAATGAAACTTTACTTGCTAAGCAACTTTGGAGGATCATCTCttccctaaatttgcttatGAGCAAAGTGATGAGGGCCAAATACTTAACAGACCTAAAAGCTCTGGAAACTCACCCTCCTCAATCAGCTTCTTGGACTTGGAGAAGTATCCAAAGTGCTTGGAACTTGATCCAAAAAGGACTATGGAAAAGAGTGGGGGATGGAGAGCAGGTGAACATATGGAAGGACAGATGGGTGTTGGGCTCTAAATCAGGAAAAGTTTCTATGATATGCCCTCCAAACTGCCATTTGCAAACAGTGGACCAACTAATACAAGAAGGAGGATGGAATAAGGAAATCCTGCAGCAAGTTTTTAATCAAAAAGACAGAGAGCAAATAGCCAATATGCCACTCAGTGTGTTTAAAAGACAAGACAGGTTCTTCTGGAGCTTTTCAAAGTCTGGAATCTACACAGCAAAAACAGGCTATGCAAATGTTGTGCAGGCAAGCAGTAGAGACGA
It includes:
- the LOC140012684 gene encoding uncharacterized mitochondrial protein AtMg00310-like, translated to MAIGRTKNQVFGYIKSAMNNKLKGWRNKMLSLAGKEVLIKSIILAMPNYAMACFKLPKGPCKDICKSIANFWWGGNQQEKKVHWISWKKLANVKGKGGLGFRDLEAFNETLLAKQLWRIISSLNLLMSKVMRAKYLTDLKALETHPPQSASWTWRSIQSAWNLIQKGLWKRVGDGEQVNIWKDRWVLGSKSGKVSMICPPNCHLQTVDQLIQEGGWNKEILQQVFNQKDREQIANMPLSVFKRQDRFFWSFSKSGIYTAKTGYANVVQASSRDERR